The following coding sequences are from one bacterium SCSIO 12741 window:
- a CDS encoding type II secretion system F family protein, with translation MALNLNELASTSVAPRQVEKSDALPFWKRDLLSSGFGDKVKQRFYSEMHILLTSGLDVKSALEIVLEDFASTKHYPYFDALRKEVIRGKSIAEAQEQSGKFSEYEFYSVRIGEETGELNHVFADLASYYKQKTEQKKKLINALSYPVIVLLTAFGAVFFMLKFIVPLFEDVFQRFGKELPELTQWVLALSDAMGPVALIIGLVVTSIILLNRSLGHQEQFRKFRSHLLMNLPLVGPMVRKTYLLRFCRAMTLLLSSKTPLSEALLLLEKMIRFYPLEQAIQTANKDILQGTPLYKSLEKSSLFDRRTITLLKVGEEVNRLEQIFEQLTEQLNQDMEHRAATLSSVLEPILILFIGSIVAVILIAMYLPMFELSNAF, from the coding sequence ATGGCCTTGAACTTAAACGAATTGGCAAGTACTTCGGTAGCTCCACGTCAAGTGGAAAAGAGCGATGCTCTTCCATTTTGGAAACGAGATTTATTGTCTTCCGGGTTTGGAGATAAGGTCAAGCAGCGGTTTTATTCTGAAATGCATATTCTACTCACCTCGGGTCTTGATGTGAAATCGGCTTTAGAAATTGTCTTGGAAGACTTTGCCTCAACAAAGCATTATCCTTACTTCGATGCCTTACGCAAAGAAGTGATTCGGGGTAAGAGCATTGCGGAGGCACAAGAGCAATCCGGAAAGTTTTCTGAGTATGAGTTTTACAGCGTACGAATAGGGGAGGAGACCGGAGAACTCAATCATGTTTTTGCCGATTTGGCCTCCTATTACAAGCAAAAAACCGAGCAGAAAAAGAAACTCATCAACGCCCTTTCTTATCCGGTGATCGTATTGCTTACCGCTTTTGGTGCCGTCTTCTTTATGTTGAAATTCATTGTACCCCTTTTTGAAGATGTGTTTCAGCGTTTTGGAAAAGAGTTGCCCGAATTAACGCAATGGGTTTTGGCCTTATCCGATGCCATGGGACCTGTAGCATTGATTATTGGTTTAGTGGTAACATCCATCATCCTACTTAACCGAAGCTTGGGCCACCAGGAGCAATTCCGAAAATTTCGTTCTCATTTACTCATGAACCTGCCCTTGGTGGGGCCCATGGTAAGAAAAACTTACCTCCTTCGATTTTGCCGGGCAATGACTTTGTTGTTATCCAGTAAAACCCCGTTGAGTGAAGCCCTATTGCTGCTTGAAAAGATGATTCGATTTTATCCTCTTGAGCAAGCCATTCAAACCGCCAACAAAGACATTCTCCAAGGAACACCTCTGTATAAGAGTTTGGAAAAAAGTAGTTTGTTTGATCGGCGAACCATTACCTTATTAAAGGTAGGAGAAGAGGTAAATCGATTGGAACAAATCTTCGAGCAGCTCACCGAGCAACTCAATCAGGACATGGAGCATCGAGCCGCCACCCTCAGTAGCGTGCTCGAACCCATTCTTATTCTATTTATAGGTTCCATCGTAGCCGTCATTCTGATTGCGATGTACTTGCCCATGTTTGAGCTTTCTAATGCTTTTTAG
- a CDS encoding prepilin-type N-terminal cleavage/methylation domain-containing protein, which translates to MARLSAHKVKGQTLVEVIVAITLLALTTGLALWISSRVIAGVSVEKKAEARQSCRQLLESPQLRAGTYPFEGYQVEVFVTPAQGDDRLKLVEMYARDDYREWYSLKKWLIDE; encoded by the coding sequence ATGGCTCGACTAAGCGCTCATAAGGTGAAGGGGCAAACCTTGGTTGAGGTGATCGTCGCGATTACCCTTTTGGCTTTAACCACGGGGCTTGCTCTCTGGATTTCGTCTCGGGTAATTGCTGGAGTAAGTGTAGAAAAAAAGGCCGAAGCCAGGCAAAGCTGCAGGCAGTTGTTAGAGTCGCCGCAACTGAGGGCAGGAACCTATCCCTTTGAAGGATATCAGGTGGAAGTTTTTGTCACACCTGCTCAAGGCGATGATCGGTTGAAATTGGTAGAAATGTATGCCCGCGATGATTACAGGGAATGGTATAGCCTTAAAAAATGGTTGATTGATGAATAA
- a CDS encoding polymer-forming cytoskeletal protein has translation MKKLQASALYFALVMALLISLISGSFILYAHSVRQELLHWDRSDKVVDNCFSGIALGLNQDLKDYIPTELDLYHQFQDSVKLTSKPWGVYETLTSEAHTGKHEFSKSVWLGRSIDESFSLYLQDRSKPLALCGKTYIGGPVYLPKSGVKRAYIEGQNYQGEQLIYGAVKTSQRSLPKPDAERIQALHRNLLGQFASDSVLTYISNDSLNVPFYEKNLVVRASAGEEYCTGFFEGNVILHFPGKVTIANTAQLNGVQVFAREIVVQEGSTLQAQLFATEKIHIEANCNLKHPSAVGLLQPENKSVNLEIESGSRIEGITFLINEVEPIRHFSTLKIHPDVLLVGQVYTNQDLDLKGNIHGQLWCKRMLMKTPSSLYENHLLSVELDIHKLPSDFLTGNLINYSNHKSIILWLD, from the coding sequence ATGAAAAAATTGCAAGCATCCGCCTTGTATTTTGCCCTGGTGATGGCTCTGCTTATTAGTCTGATAAGTGGCTCTTTTATCTTATATGCCCATTCCGTTAGGCAAGAGCTGTTGCACTGGGACCGGTCCGATAAAGTGGTAGACAATTGTTTCTCAGGTATCGCTTTGGGCTTGAATCAGGATTTGAAGGACTATATTCCTACCGAACTCGACCTCTATCACCAATTTCAGGATTCCGTTAAACTGACATCTAAACCCTGGGGCGTGTACGAAACACTTACCTCTGAAGCGCATACGGGTAAGCATGAATTTTCCAAATCGGTATGGTTAGGCCGTTCTATTGACGAATCTTTTTCCCTCTATCTTCAAGATCGAAGTAAACCCCTGGCGCTATGTGGAAAAACCTACATAGGAGGTCCGGTTTATCTTCCCAAGTCGGGCGTGAAGCGTGCCTACATCGAAGGGCAGAATTACCAAGGAGAGCAGTTGATCTATGGAGCTGTAAAGACCAGTCAGCGAAGTTTACCAAAACCGGATGCTGAAAGAATACAGGCCCTCCATCGCAATTTGCTGGGCCAATTTGCCAGCGACTCTGTGTTGACCTATATATCCAATGATAGCTTGAACGTTCCTTTTTACGAGAAGAATCTAGTCGTTCGTGCTTCTGCAGGAGAAGAATACTGTACAGGTTTTTTTGAAGGAAATGTAATTCTCCATTTTCCAGGGAAGGTGACGATTGCAAATACAGCCCAGTTAAACGGTGTGCAGGTGTTTGCTCGAGAAATTGTTGTGCAGGAGGGGAGTACCCTTCAGGCCCAGTTGTTTGCCACCGAAAAGATCCACATTGAGGCCAACTGCAACCTTAAACATCCATCGGCAGTGGGTTTGTTACAGCCCGAGAATAAGTCGGTAAACCTGGAAATAGAGTCCGGTTCAAGGATTGAGGGAATTACCTTTTTGATTAACGAGGTTGAGCCGATCCGTCATTTTTCTACCTTGAAAATTCATCCTGATGTGCTTCTGGTAGGGCAGGTATACACCAACCAGGATTTGGATTTAAAAGGCAACATTCACGGGCAATTGTGGTGTAAGCGAATGCTCATGAAAACGCCATCTTCCTTATACGAGAATCACCTGCTGTCGGTAGAGTTGGATATTCATAAACTCCCGTCCGATTTTTTGACCGGTAATCTCATCAATTATTCCAACCACAAATCCATCATTTTATGGCTCGACTAA
- a CDS encoding prepilin-type N-terminal cleavage/methylation domain-containing protein, protein MNKLQAFTLLELAVVLALTSVVFSLGYMAYGMVVKSYGNFQTHQDQQLDQYALASLFNVDFQACESIELDQNALTLVDRGKRVSYQNLDGYLLRNQTFRIDTFYNCAWIIQGDSLILQQEKAQYFYSLQPKKRASWP, encoded by the coding sequence ATGAATAAGCTACAGGCCTTTACTTTGTTGGAGTTAGCTGTGGTTTTGGCTTTAACCTCAGTCGTTTTTTCGTTGGGCTACATGGCGTATGGAATGGTAGTGAAGTCCTATGGGAATTTTCAAACCCATCAAGACCAGCAATTGGATCAGTATGCATTAGCATCACTGTTTAATGTGGATTTTCAGGCTTGTGAATCCATTGAACTTGATCAAAACGCGCTGACTTTGGTCGATCGAGGCAAACGGGTGAGTTATCAAAACCTGGATGGATACTTATTGCGCAACCAAACCTTTCGAATCGATACCTTTTATAATTGCGCTTGGATTATCCAGGGTGATTCGCTGATCTTGCAACAAGAGAAAGCTCAGTATTTCTATTCCCTTCAACCTAAAAAACGAGCATCATGGCCTTGA